A window from Opitutia bacterium ISCC 52 encodes these proteins:
- the hprK gene encoding HPr(Ser) kinase/phosphatase — protein sequence MDLRAKPKIVESIEVNLFYDKFKDNLKLSLVAGDEGLKKVIKEKSINRPGIALSGFLESFAARRIQLFGAGEMAYMKTLSHAAQEDILLKFAEREIPCIVVSRDLEPTRIMIEVANRYDIALFRTPMSSKDIVTTATVLLEHEFAPMVTEHGTMLDIKGIGTFLRGKSGIGKSECALALIERGHSLVADDLTYIRLINEQELLAHSSELNRGYMECRGIGIINVGDLFGIRNVRLEKRIDLVVTFDEWSAEHDEDRTGLEESFFNILGIDVPQIEIYIRPGRDLARLVEVAAMVRAAKIMGHDSAKDFNDRLIAHMAKGNKE from the coding sequence ATGGATCTCCGAGCCAAACCCAAGATTGTCGAGAGCATTGAAGTAAACCTCTTCTATGATAAGTTTAAGGACAATTTGAAGCTTTCACTGGTTGCCGGAGACGAGGGGCTAAAGAAGGTAATCAAGGAGAAGAGTATCAATCGCCCCGGTATTGCGTTGTCCGGATTCCTGGAGTCCTTTGCTGCGCGTCGAATACAACTATTTGGGGCGGGCGAGATGGCTTATATGAAGACCCTCTCCCATGCAGCTCAGGAAGATATTCTCCTCAAGTTTGCTGAGAGAGAAATCCCTTGTATCGTCGTATCCCGTGACTTGGAACCCACCCGAATCATGATAGAAGTAGCCAACCGTTATGACATCGCTCTGTTTCGTACGCCGATGAGTTCTAAGGATATCGTGACAACGGCGACCGTATTGTTGGAGCATGAATTTGCCCCTATGGTTACCGAGCATGGAACGATGCTGGATATTAAGGGTATTGGTACCTTCCTAAGGGGAAAAAGCGGCATTGGAAAAAGCGAATGTGCCTTAGCCTTAATCGAGCGAGGCCATAGTTTGGTTGCCGATGATCTTACTTACATTCGATTAATTAATGAGCAGGAACTCTTGGCGCATAGCTCTGAATTAAACCGAGGTTATATGGAGTGTCGTGGTATTGGTATTATCAATGTTGGCGATCTCTTCGGTATTCGAAATGTGCGTTTGGAAAAGCGGATTGATTTGGTCGTTACGTTTGATGAATGGTCTGCTGAACACGACGAAGATCGAACGGGATTAGAAGAAAGCTTCTTCAACATTCTCGGTATCGATGTTCCGCAAATTGAGATTTATATTCGACCCGGTAGAGACCTTGCGCGCTTAGTGGAAGTAGCGGCGATGGTTCGCGCGGCGAAGATCATGGGACATGACTCTGCGAAGGATTTTAACGATCGTCTGATTGCTCACATGGCAAAAGGAAACAAGGAATAA